A genomic region of Sarcophilus harrisii chromosome 6, mSarHar1.11, whole genome shotgun sequence contains the following coding sequences:
- the LOC100923816 gene encoding olfactory receptor 10Q1-like, whose product MTLCGNTTIIWAVCTHTSLRTPMYFFLCNLSLIEICYTTTVIPLMLSNIFGAQRPIPLAGCAAQMFVFCTLGGTDCFLLAAMAYDRYVAICHPLHYTLIMTQKRCIKLMLTSLGLALFLVLQLTVVIFTLPFCGHRLEINHFFCDAPPVLRLACSDTRVQQAVLFVVGVFVLTVPFVLISISYIFIANTILRIRSAEGRRKAFSTCSSHLCVVLLQYGCGTLVYMRPRSSTSEDEDLELALVYTFGTPLLNPSFIPYGIRISKMH is encoded by the coding sequence ATGACCCTCTGTGGTAACACCACTATAATCTGGGCCGTGTGTACGCACACATCCCTCCGTACACCCATGTACTTTTTCCTGTGCAATCTGTCCCTTATAGAGATCTGTTATACCACTACTGTGATACCACTGATGCTTTCCAACATCTTTGGGGCTCAAAGGCCCATCCCTTTGGCTGGCTGTGCAGCTCAGATGTTCGTGTTTTGTACCCTTGGTGGTACCGACTGTTTCTTATTGGCCGCAATGGCATATGACCGCTATGTGGCCATCTGCCATCCCCTGCACTACACCCTCATCATGACCCAGAAGCGATGTATCAAGCTCATGCTTACTTCCCTGGGCTTGGCTCTTTTCCTAGTACTGCAGCTCACAGTAGTGATCTTCACCCTTCCCTTCTGTGGTCACCGCCTGGAGATCAACCACTTCTTCTGTGATGCCCCACCTGTCTTACGTCTGGCTTGTAGTGACACTCGAGTACAACAAGCTGTTCTGTTTGTTGTGGGTGTCTTCGTTCTGACTGTGCCCTTTGTGCTCATCTCCATTTCCTATATCTTTATCGCCAACACCATTCTACGAATTCGCTCTGCAGAGGGGCGTCGGAAAGCGTTTTCCACCTGCTCCTCCCATCTCTGTGTGGTTTTACTGCAGTATGGCTGTGGCACCCTGGTCTATATGCGTCCTAGGTCCAGCACCTCAGAAGATGAGGACCTGGAGCTTGCCTTGGTCTATACCTTTGGGACACCTCTGCTCAACCCCTCATTTATACCCTACGGAATAAGGATTTCAAAGATGCACTAA